Proteins from one Panicum virgatum strain AP13 chromosome 7K, P.virgatum_v5, whole genome shotgun sequence genomic window:
- the LOC120641661 gene encoding protein Brevis radix-like 2 — protein sequence MLACIACSSKEGGEDGSRAAATPHGKDAVKSLTSQLKDMVLKFSGSSKYHQYKGTAAGTRSLFRIGGGSNRRPYPGFIDDTGFTPAASRVIGEDYYPRTGVAAGSSAAGGARAAPSDTLDVTGRQGAGKSPRGSGGWVPSTGEDAAAVEEAAPREWTAQVEPGVQITFGTIPTGGNDLKRIRFSREMFNKWEAQRWWGENYDRIVELYNVLTFSGRQQGCSTPVSSVDDSVLRESSYSRGGSTSRGSPTAAPLPPPPPPPPAASKEPIARSASCKAAPGSSSSAPYAAAPSTRAAYYPSTAVPDPSDHVWAHHFNMLNSAAGASAAGGGAGVSSSYDPSRATTSSRDEASVSLSNVSDLEAAEWIEEDEPGVCLTIRELGDGTRELRRIRFSRERFGEDRAKVWWEQNRERIQAEYL from the exons ATGCTGGCATGCATCGCGTGCTCCTCGAAGGAAGGCGGAGAGGACGGCTCCCgtgccgcggccacgccgcacgGCAAAGATGCCGTCAAGTCTCTCACGTCACAG CTCAAGGACATGGTGCTCAAGTTCTCCGGCTCCAGCAAGTACCATCAGTACAAGGGGACAGCCGCCGGGACCCGATCGTTGTTCAGGATCGGCGGCGGGAGCAACCGCCGCCCCTACCCCGGCTTCATCGACGACACCGGCttcacgccggcggcgagcagggtgaTCGGCGAGGACTACTACCCGAGGACTGGAGTGGCAGCGGgaagcagcgccgccggcggggcgcgAGCCGCGCCGTCGGATACGTTGGACGTGACCGGGAGGCAAGGGGCAGGCAAGAGCCCCCGCGGTAGCGGCGGCTGGGTCCCGAGCACCGGGGAGGATGCTGCCGCTGTGGAGGAGGCCGCGCCCAGGGAGTGGACGGCGCAGGTGGAGCCCGGCGTCCAGATCACCTTCGGCACCATCCCCACCGGCGGCAACGATCTCAAGCGTATCCGCTTCAG CCGGGAGATGTTCAACAAGTGGGAGGCGCAGCGGTGGTGGGGCGAGAACTACGACCGCATCGTGGAGCTGTACAACGTGCTGACGTTCAGCGGCCGGCAGCAGGGGTGCTCCACTCCGGTGTCCTCCGTCGACGACTCCGTGCTG AGAGAGTCGTCCTACTCCCGTGGCGGCTCGACGAGCAGGGGCAGCccgaccgccgcgccgctgcctccgcctccgcctcctcctccggcggcgagcAAGGAGCCGATCGCCCGGAGCGCGTCGTGCAAGGCAGCGCCGGGGtcctcgtcgtcggcgccgTACGCGGCCGCGCCGTCCACCAGGGCGGCGTACTACCCGTCCACGGCCGTGCCCGACCCATCGGACCACGTCTGGGCGCACCACTTCAACATGCTcaactccgccgccggcgcgtccgcggcgggcggcggcgccggggtctCCTCGTCCTACGACCCGTCGCGCGCCACCACGTCGTCCCGGGACGAGGCCTCCGTGTCCCTCAGCAACGTGAGCGACCTGGAGGCGGCGGAGTGgatcgaggaggacgagccgggCGTGTGCCTCACCATCCGCGAGCTCGGCGACGGCacccgcgagctccgccgcatCCGCTTCAG CCGGGAGAGGTTCGGCGAGGACAGGGCCAAGGTGTGGTGGGAGCAGAACAGAGAGAGGATACAGGCGGAGTACCTGTAG